In Octopus bimaculoides isolate UCB-OBI-ISO-001 chromosome 26, ASM119413v2, whole genome shotgun sequence, the following are encoded in one genomic region:
- the LOC106880702 gene encoding septin-5 isoform X3, which translates to MNGMYVQDEEEYIGFATLPEQVHRKAVKRGFDFTLMVLGESGLGKSTLINSLFLTELYKDRQLNNVEDRIHKTTQIEKKQLEIEERGVRLRLTIVDTPGFNDSVNGEDSNKPIINYIDSQFDQYFKDESGLNRKNIQDNRVHCCLYFISPFGHGLKPVDVDMMKKIHQKVNIVPLLAKSDMLTPSEVKKKKAKILQEIDQHDIQIYEFPECDSDEDEEFKKQDQELKLAVPFAIVGANTVVEVNGKRLRGRVYPWGIVEVDNPNHCDFIRLRQMLISTHMQDLKDVTADVHYENYRATYLADQMKTGKERKFTRSPNHRPSVRSSKLKRDSTPNFDAVMDTEKLLQQKEAEIQRMQAMLTKMQAQLETKNNNHIESSA; encoded by the exons GAGAATCAGGTTTGGGAAAATCCACCTTGATAAACAGCTTGTTCCTCACAGAACTTTACAAAGACAGACAGTTGAACAATGTTGAAG ACCGAATACACAAGACGACACAAATTGAAAAGAAGCAGTTGGAAATCGAAGAAAGGGGAGTCCGCCTGCGACTCACGATCGTCGACACTCCGGGTTTTAATGACTCTGTCAACGGAGAGGACAG TAACAAACCAATcattaattatattgattctCAGTTTGATCAATATTTCAAAGACGAGAGCGGTCTAAACCGTAAAAATATTCAAGACAATCGGGTTCACTGCTGTCTCTATTTTATTTCTCCGTTTGGTCATGG GTTAAAACCAGTTGATGTTGATATGATGAAGAAAATCCATCAAAAGGTGAACATAGTCCCATTGCTAGCCAAATCTGATATGCTGACCCCTtcagaagtgaagaaaaaaaaggccAAG ATCCTGCAAGAAATTGACCAACATGACATCCAGATCTATGAATTTCCAGAATGTGACAGCGATGAAGATGAAGAGTTCAAAAAACAGGACCAAGAACTGAAA TTAGCAGTACCTTTTGCCATTGTTGGCGCCAATACTGTGGTTGAGGTAAATGGTAAGAGACTTCGTGGAAGAGTCTACCCATGGGGAATTGTTGAAG TCGACAACCCCAACCACTGTGACTTCATTCGTCTCCGACAAATGTTGATTAG TACCCACATGCAAGACCTGAAGGATGTTACTGCTGATGTTCACTACGAAAACTACAGAGCCACATATTTAGCTGACCAAATGAAGACCGGCAAGGAACGCAA ATTTACTAGATCCCCGAACCATCGGCCTTCCGTGAGGAGCAG CAAACTGAAGCGGGACTCTACACCCAACTTCGATGCCGTCATGGACACAGAGAAACTTCTACAGCAAAAGGAGGCTGAG ATACAACGGATGCAAGCTATGTTAACAAAGATGCAGGCTCAACTAGAGACGAAAAACAACAACCATATCGAAAGCAGCGCGTGA